In a single window of the Gossypium hirsutum isolate 1008001.06 chromosome A13, Gossypium_hirsutum_v2.1, whole genome shotgun sequence genome:
- the LOC107893564 gene encoding peroxidase 3 — protein sequence MAGTSSLGIVVVVLALIGSTQAQLQMYYYGTSCPKAEQIVKDYVKQHIPNAPSLAAALLRMHFHDCFVRGCDASLLLNSTTGQAEKNAIPNLSLRGFDFIDRVKSLLEAECPSVVSCADIIALAARDSVVTIGGPFWNVPTGRRDGVISNITEALANIPSALSNFTTLLSQFNNLGLNTTDMVLLSGGHTIGISHCPAVSPRLYNSTGPGGIDPTMDSEYAENLKANKCKTASDNTTILEMDPGSRKTFDLSYYSLLLKRRGLFQSDAALTTDSTSLAFINQLLSSPTQFFFDEFGKAMEKMGRINVKTGSEGEIRRQCALVNS from the exons ATGGCAGGAACAAGTTCTCTAgggattgttgttgttgttttagcATTGATTGGGTCAACACAGGCTCAATTGCAGATGTACTACTATGGCACGAGCTGTCCTAAAGCTGAGCAGATTGTGAAGGACTATGTTAAACAGCATATCCCTAACGCCCCATCACTCGCTGCCGCTCTCTTAAGAATGCACTTCCATGATTGCTTTGTTAGG GGCTGTGATGCATCTCTGCTTCTAAACTCCACGACCGGCCAAGCAGAAAAGAATGCAATTCCAAATCTATCACTGAGAGGCTTCGATTTCATTGATAGAGTGAAAAGCCTCCTCGAAGCTGAATGCCCTAGCGTCGTCTCTTGTGCTGATATCATCGCTTTGGCTGCCAGGGACTCTGTAGTAACCATT GGAGGACCATTTTGGAACGTTCCAACAGGAAGAAGAGATGGTGTAATATCCAATATCACCGAAGCACTTGCCAACATTCCAAGCGCTCTCAGCAACTTTACTACTCTCCTTTCACAGTTCAATAACCTAGGACTTAACACAACTGACATGGTTCTCCTGTCCG GTGGTCACACCATCGGCATATCCCATTGCCCGGCTGTTTCTCCCCGATTGTACAATTCCACCGGCCCCGGCGGAATCGACCCAACCATGGACAGCGAGTACGCTGAAAACCTCAAGGCCAACAAGTGTAAAACCGCGAGCGATAACACCACAATACTTGAGATGGACCCTGGGAGTCGGAAAACCTTCGATCTTAGCTACTACTCACTCTTGCTCAAAAGAAGGGGTCTTTTCCAATCCGATGCTGCTTTAACCACTGATTCAACTAGCTTGGCTTTCATCAACCAGCTCCTTTCCAGCCCCACACAGTTCTTCTTTGATGAGTTTGGCAAAGCTATGGAGAAAATGGGTCGGATTAATGTTAAGACTGGATCCGAAGGCGAGATCAGGAGGCAATGTGCACTTGTTAACAGCTAA